The DNA region GCCTCGAGCAGCGCGATGGCGAGCGCATCGCCGAGCACGATCTGCAGGGTGGTCGAGGTGGTGGGCGCCAGCTGGTTGGGGCAGGCCTCGCGCGCCTTGGGCAGGACGAGCGCGACATCCGCCTCGCGTGCCAGCGTCGACTGGGCTTCCGAGGTGACGGCGATCAGCGCGATGCGGAAACGCCGCGAATAGGAGACGAGGTCGGCGAGCTCGGCCGTCTCGCCCGACCAGGAGAGAGCGAGCACCACATCATCGGCCTGGATCATGCCGAGATCGCCATGGCTCGCTTCGGCCGGATGCACGAAATAGGCGGGCGTGCCGGTCGAGGCGAGAGTGGCGGCGATCTTGCCCCCGACATGGCCGGATTTGCCCATGCCGGTGACGATGACGCGCCCTTTCGAGGCGCCGATCAACGCCACGGCCTGGTCCAGCGCATTGCCGAGCTCGCCGGCGAGGGCTGCCGACAGGGCATCGAGCCCCTCGCGCTCGGCGTTCAGGGTGCGCAGCGCCGAGGCGACGGCCTCGTTGCCTTTGGGCTCGGGAGACTTCTCAGGAGACTTC from Rhizobiales bacterium GAS188 includes:
- a CDS encoding arabinose-5-phosphate isomerase, producing MQRLAKSPEKSPEKSPEPKGNEAVASALRTLNAEREGLDALSAALAGELGNALDQAVALIGASKGRVIVTGMGKSGHVGGKIAATLASTGTPAYFVHPAEASHGDLGMIQADDVVLALSWSGETAELADLVSYSRRFRIALIAVTSEAQSTLAREADVALVLPKAREACPNQLAPTTSTTLQIVLGDALAIALLEARGFSATDFRIFHPGGRLGAQLRHARDVMHAGETLPLIAETASIREVIAVISAKRFGCAILVDGEGVLSGIITDGDLRRHAGCAPEAPAAAIMTKTPRTIPPDALLAEALEMMETAKITALVVIEERRPVGLVHFLDLLRGGVA